From Deferrisoma camini S3R1, the proteins below share one genomic window:
- a CDS encoding DegQ family serine endoprotease → MNRRTFVWVVLALFLSPLLALPPTAAARGAPESFAPLVEKLKPSVVNISTTKVVKTRRMFRNLPRFGPNDPFRRFFGDDFFDRFFGDQPREFKTQSLGSGFIWDREGYILTNNHVVESADEIVVRLSDEHEFEARIVGTDPKTDLAVIKIDPEGVELHPVRVGDSDKIRVGDWVIAIGNPFGYGHTVTAGIISAKQRVIGAGPYDNFLQTDAAINPGNSGGPLFDMEGRVVGINTAIVAGGTGIGFAIPVNMAKEIVPQLKERGKVTRGWLGVMIQEVTKDLAEQFGLKAPRGALISDVVEDGPADKAGLRRGDIIVEFDGQAIDKMHQLPRIVAEHAPGSKVEVVVLRKGKRKTFEVTLGELKEEELAGEARIQEDLGLTVQEITPELQKHLGLDTDEGLVVSGVVPGSPAAQAGIRRGDVILEVNQQEVPDLDAYRKALAESKGKESVLFLIKRGAGTLYVVVPLTK, encoded by the coding sequence ATGAATCGTCGGACGTTCGTTTGGGTCGTGCTCGCCCTGTTCCTGAGCCCCCTCCTCGCTCTCCCCCCGACCGCTGCGGCCCGAGGGGCGCCGGAGAGCTTCGCGCCCCTCGTGGAGAAGCTCAAACCCAGCGTGGTCAACATCTCCACCACCAAGGTGGTGAAGACCCGAAGGATGTTCCGCAACCTGCCGCGGTTCGGGCCCAACGACCCGTTCCGCCGGTTCTTCGGCGACGACTTCTTCGACCGGTTCTTTGGGGACCAGCCCCGGGAGTTCAAGACCCAGAGCCTGGGGTCGGGGTTCATCTGGGACCGTGAGGGCTACATCCTGACCAACAACCACGTGGTGGAGAGCGCGGACGAGATCGTCGTCCGGCTCTCGGACGAGCACGAGTTCGAGGCGCGGATCGTCGGGACCGACCCCAAGACGGACCTCGCCGTGATCAAGATCGACCCCGAGGGGGTCGAGCTCCACCCGGTCCGGGTGGGCGACAGCGACAAGATCCGGGTGGGGGATTGGGTGATCGCCATCGGGAACCCCTTCGGGTACGGGCACACCGTCACGGCCGGGATCATCAGCGCGAAACAGCGGGTGATCGGTGCCGGTCCCTACGACAACTTCCTCCAGACCGACGCGGCGATCAACCCGGGCAACTCGGGCGGCCCCCTGTTTGACATGGAGGGCCGGGTGGTGGGCATCAACACCGCCATCGTGGCGGGGGGCACCGGGATCGGCTTCGCCATCCCCGTGAACATGGCCAAGGAGATCGTGCCCCAGCTCAAAGAGCGCGGCAAGGTCACCCGCGGGTGGCTTGGCGTCATGATCCAGGAGGTCACGAAGGACCTGGCCGAGCAGTTCGGTCTGAAGGCCCCCCGGGGCGCGTTGATCTCCGACGTGGTGGAGGACGGCCCCGCGGACAAGGCCGGGCTTCGCCGGGGCGACATCATCGTGGAGTTCGACGGACAGGCCATCGACAAGATGCACCAGCTCCCCCGGATCGTGGCCGAGCACGCCCCGGGTAGCAAGGTGGAGGTGGTGGTCCTGCGCAAGGGCAAGCGCAAAACGTTCGAGGTGACCCTGGGCGAGCTCAAGGAGGAGGAGCTGGCCGGCGAGGCCCGCATCCAGGAGGACCTGGGGCTCACGGTGCAGGAGATCACCCCGGAGCTCCAGAAACACCTCGGCCTGGACACCGACGAGGGCCTGGTGGTGTCGGGGGTGGTCCCGGGCAGCCCCGCGGCCCAGGCGGGCATCCGTCGGGGCGACGTGATCCTCGAGGTCAACCAGCAGGAGGTGCCCGACCTGGACGCCTACCGCAAGGCCCTGGCGGAGTCCAAGGGCAAGGAGAGCGTGCTGTTCCTGATCAAACGGGGCGCCGGCACCTTGTACGTGGTGGTGCCCCTGACCAAGTGA
- a CDS encoding flavodoxin family protein, with translation MGEQVLLVYGSPRRGGNTDLLLDRLAAAFEHAGTPVARLRCADLRVRPCVGCGGCAETGECVIRDDDMPGVYRAVDRAAALVVGSPVYFLGPPAPLKAVIDRFQCHWARVNLLNRRPRRRRAGALLATAGSPSHSVFTCLHRIVDAWFEVLGIEGVANLFLENVDERGRVADDPRAETDLPAVAHRILERLTA, from the coding sequence ATGGGAGAGCAGGTCCTGCTGGTCTACGGCAGCCCCCGCCGCGGCGGCAACACCGACCTCCTCCTCGACCGGCTGGCCGCCGCCTTTGAGCACGCCGGCACGCCGGTGGCGCGGTTGCGCTGCGCCGACCTGCGGGTCCGACCGTGCGTCGGGTGCGGAGGATGCGCCGAGACCGGAGAGTGCGTGATCCGCGACGACGACATGCCCGGCGTGTATCGGGCGGTGGACCGGGCCGCGGCGTTGGTGGTGGGCAGCCCGGTCTACTTCCTGGGCCCGCCCGCCCCCCTGAAGGCCGTGATCGACCGGTTCCAGTGCCATTGGGCTCGGGTGAACCTCCTCAACCGGCGGCCCCGGCGCCGCCGTGCCGGTGCCCTGCTGGCCACGGCCGGCAGCCCCTCCCACTCGGTGTTCACCTGCCTCCACCGGATCGTGGACGCCTGGTTCGAGGTCCTCGGGATCGAGGGCGTGGCGAACCTGTTCCTGGAGAACGTGGACGAGCGTGGCAGGGTGGCCGACGACCCCAGGGCGGAAACCGACCTGCCCGCGGTGGCCCACCGCATCCTGGAGCGCCTTACCGCCTGA
- a CDS encoding DNA gyrase inhibitor YacG has product MTVRCPTCKAPVVWKDNPYRPFCSERCRLTDLGRWLREDYRIPAEEDESETPPDPETLQ; this is encoded by the coding sequence ATGACCGTGCGCTGCCCCACCTGCAAGGCACCGGTTGTCTGGAAGGACAACCCGTACCGCCCCTTCTGCTCCGAACGCTGCCGGCTCACCGATCTGGGCCGGTGGCTCCGCGAGGACTACCGGATCCCGGCCGAGGAGGACGAGTCCGAAACCCCTCCCGATCCCGAGACCCTCCAGTAG
- a CDS encoding ExeA family protein → MYEAYWNLRMPPFENRPDPRFFYGSRAHHECLTRLRYAVNRRKGPVLLTGPAGSGKTLVCHRFLASLPRGAYDVAVVPELDPDPETFLREALRRWGQEPGSGGRSELGAQIRSHLLENHRRGVESLLVMDGAHAVQTPEALNEIRLLLPPRFGGRFVLTLVLVGRPELVARVRSVPALDQRIGVPVRLGPLSREETIRYVLTRLKRAGAGRCMFRPRALDTVHQLSEGLPREINTLCDAALLRAYLERAPFVEAHHVALGEEAAAATCA, encoded by the coding sequence ACCCGCGCTTCTTCTACGGGTCGAGGGCCCACCACGAGTGCCTGACGCGGCTGCGCTACGCGGTGAACCGGAGAAAGGGGCCGGTTCTCCTCACGGGCCCGGCCGGATCCGGGAAGACCCTCGTGTGTCACCGGTTCCTGGCGTCGTTGCCGAGGGGGGCCTACGACGTGGCCGTGGTGCCGGAGCTTGACCCGGATCCGGAGACGTTCCTGCGGGAGGCGTTGCGGCGGTGGGGCCAGGAGCCGGGCTCGGGCGGAAGGTCCGAACTGGGCGCGCAGATCCGCTCCCATCTCCTGGAGAATCACCGCCGGGGGGTGGAGAGCCTGCTGGTCATGGACGGGGCTCACGCGGTCCAGACGCCGGAAGCGCTGAACGAGATCCGGCTGCTCCTGCCCCCCCGGTTCGGTGGCCGATTTGTGCTGACCCTCGTGTTGGTGGGACGGCCAGAACTCGTTGCCCGGGTCCGGTCGGTCCCGGCGCTGGACCAGCGGATCGGGGTCCCGGTGCGCCTGGGGCCCCTCTCGAGGGAGGAGACGATCCGGTACGTGCTCACCCGGCTCAAGCGCGCCGGGGCCGGGCGGTGCATGTTCCGGCCCCGGGCGCTGGACACCGTGCACCAGCTCTCCGAAGGATTGCCCCGGGAGATCAATACCCTGTGCGACGCGGCGCTGCTCAGGGCGTACCTGGAGCGGGCTCCGTTCGTGGAGGCCCACCACGTGGCGCTCGGGGAGGAGGCGGCGGCCGCCACCTGCGCGTGA